One Manihot esculenta cultivar AM560-2 chromosome 6, M.esculenta_v8, whole genome shotgun sequence DNA segment encodes these proteins:
- the LOC110608087 gene encoding G-type lectin S-receptor-like serine/threonine-protein kinase RKS1, whose product MEAEKCFPLFFILMIIHFAVSASMDTIAINQTIEDGGFLISKENNFVLGFFSPGNPKYRYLGIWYYKVREQTVVWVANRNHPINGSSGVLSVNQYGNLVLYSNHSRKVPVWSANVSREVTKTDTCLAQLLDSGNLILVQERSGRVLWESFDYPTDTQLPGMKLGLNRETGIHQFLTSWRSADDPGTGDYVLELNLKGSPQGILYKGTKRYWRCVPWPGKNYVLNNISFVHNKKETFFTFFPVDASLIVRTRLEYSGLLSHLIWHESEGKWKELRSAPKYLCESYNHCGSYGMCNPLYLYPNFECDCLPGYEPQSPRDWNFLKDGSGGCVRKRKESSSLCNQGEGFVKVTAVKVPDTSEAVWLGLNMSSVDCELQCKRNCTCSAYSSTSISGKETGCLAWYGELKDTVIDIAEGSDIYVRVDALELAEITQKSNGFLEKKHLLAILLVSIFSAWFVIILFAYLWFKKKRKTVRNKWNAKLFNTINDPYYIENEDGGGVSYPEIVYFNLSTILSATDNFSLANKLGQGGFGLVYKGQLSNGQEIAVKRLSKSSGQGIKEFKNEILLIAKLQHQNLVKILGCCIQGEELMLVYEYMPNKSLDSFLFDETRRSILDWRKRFDIIVGIARGILYIHQDSRLRIIHRDLKTSNILLDKEMNPKISDFGLARVFKGDQSLEKTNKIAGTFGYMSPEYVAFGKFSTKSDVFSFGVILLEIVTGKKNNSFCQEDSYLSMAGKIWHLWKEERALEMVDSSLKESCSAHEVLRCIQIGLLCVQEDAFERPSMSAVVVMLNSEISLPSPRQPPFTFRKPSNSYSPLVTQKEFYSVDEETITQVYAKPQILDSGNLVLIQDRSERTT is encoded by the exons ATGGAAGCTGAAAAATGTTTTCCTCTTTTCTTCATTCTAATGATCATCCATTTTGCAGTTTCTGCTTCTATGGACACCATAGCCATAAATCAAACCATTGAAGATGGTGGCTTTCTTATCTCCAAAGAAAACAATTTTGTGCTTGGATTTTTCAGCCCTGGCAATCCCAAGTATAGGTATCTTGGAATCTGGTATTACAAAGTACGAGAGCAAACTGTAGTGTGGGTAGCAAACAGAAATCATCCTATCAATGGATCTTCGGGAGTTCTTTCAGTTAATCAATATGGAAATCTCGTTCTCTATAGCAATCATAGCAGAAAAGTTCCAGTATGGTCTGCAAATGTCTCACGTGAAGTAACAAAGACAGACACTTGTTTAGCTCAGCTCCTGGATTCAGGAAACTTGATTTTGGTCCAAGAAAGAAGTGGAAGAGTTCTATGGGAAAGCTTTGATTATCCGACAGATACTCAATTACCAGGAATGAAACTTGGGTTGAATAGAGAGACAGGTATTCACCAATTCTTAACATCATGGAGATCAGCAGATGACCCTGGAACTGGAGACTACGTGCTTGAGCTCAATCTAAAAGGATCACCTCAAGGCATTTTGTACAAGGGTACAAAGCGATATTGGAGATGTGTCCCATGGCCAGGGAAAAATTATGTATTAAACAACATTAGTTTTGTCCACAACAAAAAAGAAACATTTTTTACCTTTTTTCCTGTTGATGCTTCTCTTATAGTAAGAACAAGGTTGGAATATTCAGGATTGCTTTCGCACCTAATCTGGCATGAAAGTGAAGGCAAGTGGAAGGAATTACGGTCAGCACCGAAGTATCTGTGTGAGTCATATAATCATTGTGGTTCCTATGGCATGTGTAATCCTTTGTATCTTTATCCTAATTTTGAATGTGATTGTTTACCCGGGTACGAGCCTCAATCTCCAAGGGACTGGAATTTTTTGAAGGATGGGTCAGGTGGGTGTGTTCGGAAGCGGAAAGAATCATCTTCTCTGTGCAACCAGGGAGAAGGATTTGTGAAAGTAACAGCTGTTAAGGTTCCTGATACTTCAGAAGCAGTTTGGTTGGGCTTGAATATGAGTTCTGTTGATTGTGAactacaatgcaagaggaattGTACATGTTCTGCATATTCATCCACATCTATTTCTGGGAAAGAAACTGGTTGCTTGGCTTGGTATGGTGAACTAAAGGACACTGTAATTGATATAGCTGAAGGAAGTGATATTTATGTTCGTGTTGACGCACTTGAATTAG CTGAAATAACACAAAAATCAAATGGATTTCTGGAGAAGAAGCATTTGTTGGCTATTTTGTTGGTATCTATTTTTTCAGCTTGGTTTGTAATCATTTTATTTGCATATTTGTGGttcaagaagaaaagaaaaacag TGAGGAACAAATGGAATGCAAAATTGTTTAATACAATCAATGATCCATACTACATTGAAAATGAAGATGGAGGTGGAGTGAGTTATCCAGAGATTGTGTATTTCAATCTCAGTACAATACTTTCCGCTACTGACAATTTCTCTCTAGCTAACAAACTTGGGCAAGGTGGCTTTGGATTGGTTTATAAG GGTCAACTGTCTAATGGCCAGGAGATCGCTGTGAAAAGACTATCTAAAAGTTCAGGGCAaggaataaaagaatttaaaaacgaaattttattaattgcaaAACTTCAACATCAAAATCTTGTGAAAATTCTTGGATGCTGCATTCAGGGAGAGGAACTGATGCTAGTTTATGAATACATGCCAAACAAAAGTTTGGACTCATTTCTTTTTG atgAAACAAGAAGATCAATTTTGGATTGGAGAAAACGCTTTGACATTATTGTCGGGATTGCACGTGGAATCTTATATATCCACCAAGATTCTAGGTTGAGAATTATCCATAGAGACTTGAAAACAAGCAACATTCTATTAGATAAAGAAATGAATccaaaaatttcagattttggcCTAGCTAGAGTCTTCAAAGGTGACCAAAGTCTAGAAAAAACGAACAAAATCGCTGGCACATT TGGGTACATGTCACCAGAATATGTGGCATTTGGAAAGTTTTCAACGAAATCTGATGTCTTTAGTTTTGGGGTCATATTATTAGAGATTGTTACAGGGAAAAAGAACAATAGCTTTTGTCAAGAGGATTCTTACCTAAGCATGGCAGGAAAA ATATGGCATTTATGGAAAGAAGAAAGAGCACTGGAGATGGTTGATTCATCACTAAAGGAGTCATGTTCTGCTCATGAAGTATTGAGATGCATCCAAATTGGACTCTTGTGTGTGCAAGAAGATGCATTTGAAAGACCAAGCATGTCAGCTGTTGTTGTAATGTTGAATAGTGAAATTAGTCTTCCTTCTCCTAGACAGCCCCCTTTCACTTTTAGAAAGCCAAGTAATAGTTATAGCCCCTTAGTAACACAAAAGGAATTTTATTCTGTGGATGAGGAAACTATTACTCAG GTATATGCAAAACCTCAGATTTTGGATTCAGGAAACTTGGTTTTAATCCAAGATAGAAGTGAAAGAACTACATGA